In Candidatus Kaelpia aquatica, the following are encoded in one genomic region:
- the hydE gene encoding [FeFe] hydrogenase H-cluster radical SAM maturase HydE encodes MELENIFKNTDKNIQLTEDEIIYLLLTKDKDLKSLYNKADNIRRQYMGDEIFLRGIIEFSNFCKKDCYYCGIQQSNKNVRRYRMADEEIIQTCKQIEKFGQTTVVLQSGEDFFYTKEKLGALIENIKKETSLAITISVGERDRETYLYWQRKGMDRYLIRFETSNRKLFKQCHPDDDLDTRIMCIEILKSIGIQTGSGFLIGLPNEEMSDLAKDILFCSNLDLDMIGVGPFIPHNKTPFSKTLNPFKNEIYLKTIAILRLLNKDAHIPATTAYDAVNPEGRNLLLQMGCNVFMPNSTPQEYRKDYLLYPKKPCVDESVADCSLCVEGRVKSLGRTIGKGPGHSIHKKRSNASC; translated from the coding sequence ATGGAACTAGAAAATATTTTTAAAAATACAGATAAGAATATCCAGCTAACTGAAGATGAAATTATCTATTTGCTTTTAACCAAAGATAAAGATCTTAAGTCCCTTTATAATAAAGCAGACAATATCCGCAGACAATACATGGGCGATGAAATCTTCTTAAGGGGGATCATTGAGTTTTCAAACTTCTGCAAAAAAGATTGTTATTATTGCGGCATTCAGCAATCTAATAAAAATGTTAGGCGTTACCGCATGGCGGATGAAGAAATAATTCAAACCTGCAAACAAATTGAAAAATTCGGCCAGACAACAGTTGTCCTGCAGTCAGGCGAAGACTTTTTTTACACCAAAGAAAAACTAGGAGCCCTGATAGAAAACATAAAAAAAGAGACCAGTTTAGCAATTACTATTTCTGTGGGTGAACGAGACAGAGAAACCTATCTCTACTGGCAGAGAAAGGGCATGGATAGGTACTTAATCAGATTTGAGACATCTAATAGAAAACTATTTAAACAATGCCACCCAGATGATGATTTAGATACTAGAATTATGTGCATTGAGATCTTAAAAAGTATAGGCATACAGACTGGTTCAGGCTTTCTTATTGGACTGCCGAACGAAGAGATGAGTGATCTAGCTAAAGATATCCTTTTTTGCAGTAATCTGGATTTAGACATGATTGGAGTTGGGCCTTTTATACCGCATAATAAAACTCCTTTCAGTAAAACTCTAAACCCCTTTAAAAATGAGATATATTTAAAGACTATCGCCATTTTAAGATTATTAAACAAAGATGCCCATATCCCGGCAACAACTGCCTATGATGCTGTAAATCCTGAAGGAAGGAACCTTCTTTTGCAGATGGGCTGTAATGTTTTTATGCCTAATAGTACTCCTCAAGAATATAGAAAAGACTACCTGTTATATCCTAAAAAACCCTGCGTCGACGAGTCTGTGGCTGATTGCTCACTCTGCGTTGAAGGTAGAGTTAAATCTTTAGGAAGAACTATAGGAAAAGGGCCGGGCCACTCTATTCACAAAAAACGCTCTAATGCTTCTTGCTGA